The Kribbella sp. HUAS MG21 genome includes the window GTGCGCTCCGGCACCAACACCCTCGTCGTCCTCGAGCTCGACACTCTGCCGACCACGACAGCCACCTTCACCGGCGCCGCCGACCTCGGCCCTACCGAGCTCTGACCACCCGGGCGAGCTGGAACTTGCTGTTGGTCAGCACGACCCACAGCGCGCACGCGGGCGCCGTCGCCAGGCCGGCCAGGGGGACCTGGCTGACGATGACGGCGGCGGCCGCGAGCACGACGAGCGAGAGTACGGCGAGCGGCCAGCCGCGGACCGTCGCATAGACGGCGGCGCGGAGTACGGCGGCGTACCGCAGGTCGTCGGTCGTTGCCAGAAGCACCAAGCTGGTCAGCGTCGCGGCACCGGCCAGGAGTGCGAGCAGCGCCAGCATCGGGATGAGCAACGCACCGGGCATGGCGGTGCCCAGGACCCTGATGTCGGTGACGAGTACGCCGACCAGACCGAGCGCCAGCGCCGACGTGCACAACGCCCGGCGCCAGGTCCTCCGCAGCACGCGGAGCAGGATCCTCGACGGCGGCCGCGGATCGTCGTACGCCAGGTAACCGAACGCCGCGGTCGCCGCCGGGCCGAGCGGGAGTGCGAGGACGGCGAAGAACACCGGGTAGTGCCACGGGTCCGCGACCGTCGCGAGCGCCAGCATCAGGGGCGATCCGGCGAGCGCGAGCACCGCGTTCACCAGCAGCGCGCGGTGCACAAAGGACCAGATCAGGTCCCAGGCGTCCGCGCGGACGTTGACCCGCGCCAGTGGCGAGCTCATCACTTCATCCCGCTGGTCGCGATGCCCTGCACGAAGTACTTCTGGCCGAGCAGGAAGATCACCAGGATCGGCAGCACGGACAGCACCGAGCCGGTCATGATCATCGCGTACTCCGCGTCGTACAGCCCGACGAACGACCGCAGCCCGAGCTGGACGGTCCACAGGTTGTTGTCGGTCAGGTAGATGAACGGACCCATGTAGTCGTTCCAGGTGTTGACGAAGGTCAGCAGCGCCAGGCTCGCCAGGGCGGGCTTCGACAGCGGCAGGATGATCCGCGCCCAGATGCCGTACTCACTCAGCCCGTCGAGTCGCGCCGCCTCGCTCAGCTCGTCGGGGATCGTCAGGTAGTACTGCCGCATCAGGAACACGCCGAACGCGCCGAACGCCTGCAGCAGGATCAGCGACAGGTGCGTGTTCACCAGCCCGGCCTTCTGCATGATGACGTACTGCGGCACCATGTACGCCTGCCACGGCACCGCGATCGTCGCGATGTAGGCGAGGAACAATGCGTCCCGCCCGGGGAACCGCACCTTGGCGAAGCCGTACGCCGCGAAGCTCCCGGTCAGCACCTGCAGGAACGTGATCACGAGGCTGAGGAACGCCGAGTTGCGCAGGTAGGTGAGCAGCGGGATCCGGTCCCAGATCCGGGTGAAGTTGTCCCAGTGGAACTCCTGCGGGATCCACCGGATCGGCACGCTGAACACCTCGTTGTCGAGCTTCAGCGACGCGGACAGCATCCACGCGAACGGCACCAGCACGGCCAGCGACAGACAGGTCAACAGCACGTACGCCGCGCCACGACGGATGGTCGCGGTCATCGCTCACTCCTTCGCTGCAGGCGGAACTGGACCAGCGTGACCGTCAGCACGATGACGAACAGCACCATCGAGATCGCCGACGAGTAGCCGAACCGGCCCTGGGTGATGCCCTCCCGGAAGATCACCTGGGACAGCACCAGCGTCGCCCGTCCCGGCCCGCCCTCGGTCATCACCTGCACCAGGTCGAACACCTTGAAACTCGAGATCGTCAGCATGATCAGCACGAAGAACGTCGTCGGCCGCAGCGACGGCACCGTGATGTGCCAGAACCGCTGCCAGCCGCTCGCCCCGTCGACCTGCGCCGCCTCGTACAGCTCCGCCGGGATCGTCTGCAGCCCGGCCAGGTAGAGGATCATGTAGTACCCGAGGTCGCGCCAGACGCTGGCCATGATCACGGCCGGCATCGCCCACGTGGTCGACGTGGTCCAGCCGGGCGGGTTGTCGACGCCGATCGCCCGCAGCAACTGGTTGACCGGGCCGAGGTCCGGGCTGAGCAGCATGTTCCACACCACGGCCACCGCGACCAGCGAGGTGATGTACGGGAAGAACAGCGCGGTCCGGAAGAACCGCACTGCCCGCAGCTTCTGGTTGAGGAGGACGGCGAACCCGAGCGCCGCGACCAGCGTGAGCGGGACGTGCCCGACCGCGTAGTACGCCGTGTTCCGCAGCGCGGTCCAGAACGTCTCGTTGTGGATCATCCGCTCGAAGTTCGCGAGCCCGACCCAGCGCGGCGTGCTGTAGGAGTCCCAGTCCAGGAACGACAACGCGAGCGACGCGAGCACCGGCACCAGGGTCAGCGTCGCGAAGCCGAGGAAGTTCGGCAGGATGAAGCTCCAGCCGACCCAGGTGCTGCTGCGCCGCCGGCGCGGGCGGGCCCGCGCCGGCGTGGAAACTCTCGCGGCTACTTGCTCAGCCATTCGCTCAGCCGACCTCGTTCTTGACGCGCTTGGACATCTCGCTCAGGCCCGCGTCGAGGGACTTCTGCCCCGTCATGATCAGCTCGTGCTCCTCGGTGAGGATCTGGTCGATGTCCGCGGACTTGTCACTGACCGGCATCTCCAGCACGACCTCGCCGGGCTTGAACGCCTTCTTCGCGACCTCGTCCTGCGGGACGCCGGGCAGGCCGAAGTACGTATCGAGGATCTTCTGGCTCTGCAACGACGGCGTGACGCCGACCTTCGCGACCGCGGTCGCGCCGGCCTCACTGGCGGCGTACTCGACGAACTTCTTCGCGGCGTCGGTGTGCTTGGAGTTCTTGTTCACCGCGAACGCCGTCGGGGACCCGAACGTGGTCGCCTTGCCGCTCTCGCGCTGCGGCAGCGGCGCGACGCCCCACTCGACCTTGGTCTTGCCGGCCTTGACGTCGGCGAGCAGCGTCGCGGCGTACCAGGTGCCCATCGGCATCAGCGCGGCCTTGCCGGTGGAGAACATCGTGTTGTACGTGATCTTCTGGCTCCTGGCCGTTGCCCACGGCATCAGTACGCCGTCCTTCTGCAGGTCGAGCGTCAGCTGGTACTGGTCCTTGAAGAACCCGTAGTCGCCGCCCAGCAGGTTGCCGCCGGTCTGCGCGGCCGCGGTCGCCTCGACCACCGAACGCCAGGTGTGCTGGTAGGCGCCGTACACCTTCGACGCGCCGTCGCCCTTG containing:
- a CDS encoding sugar ABC transporter substrate-binding protein, which translates into the protein MKRHLISTLAATAALALLTACGGGGDAGQAADGPQTIKVALWNYATTPEFKALIDGFQSANPDIKVEPVDILADDYPQKVTTMLAGGDTTDVLTMKNVIDYSRFATRGQLLPLTDEAKKLDPAQYSGLNAYDLEGKYFALPYRQDFWVLYYNKTLLKQAGVPESKLQNLTWTDYATLAKSLTKGDGASKVYGAYQHTWRSVVEATAAAQTGGNLLGGDYGFFKDQYQLTLDLQKDGVLMPWATARSQKITYNTMFSTGKAALMPMGTWYAATLLADVKAGKTKVEWGVAPLPQRESGKATTFGSPTAFAVNKNSKHTDAAKKFVEYAASEAGATAVAKVGVTPSLQSQKILDTYFGLPGVPQDEVAKKAFKPGEVVLEMPVSDKSADIDQILTEEHELIMTGQKSLDAGLSEMSKRVKNEVG
- a CDS encoding carbohydrate ABC transporter permease, with protein sequence MTATIRRGAAYVLLTCLSLAVLVPFAWMLSASLKLDNEVFSVPIRWIPQEFHWDNFTRIWDRIPLLTYLRNSAFLSLVITFLQVLTGSFAAYGFAKVRFPGRDALFLAYIATIAVPWQAYMVPQYVIMQKAGLVNTHLSLILLQAFGAFGVFLMRQYYLTIPDELSEAARLDGLSEYGIWARIILPLSKPALASLALLTFVNTWNDYMGPFIYLTDNNLWTVQLGLRSFVGLYDAEYAMIMTGSVLSVLPILVIFLLGQKYFVQGIATSGMK
- a CDS encoding sugar ABC transporter permease, which translates into the protein MAEQVAARVSTPARARPRRRRSSTWVGWSFILPNFLGFATLTLVPVLASLALSFLDWDSYSTPRWVGLANFERMIHNETFWTALRNTAYYAVGHVPLTLVAALGFAVLLNQKLRAVRFFRTALFFPYITSLVAVAVVWNMLLSPDLGPVNQLLRAIGVDNPPGWTTSTTWAMPAVIMASVWRDLGYYMILYLAGLQTIPAELYEAAQVDGASGWQRFWHITVPSLRPTTFFVLIMLTISSFKVFDLVQVMTEGGPGRATLVLSQVIFREGITQGRFGYSSAISMVLFVIVLTVTLVQFRLQRRSER